One genomic segment of Chitinophaga sancti includes these proteins:
- a CDS encoding GDSL-type esterase/lipase family protein, with translation MKKAMLLLLVGMTVIQVSKAQDKPRFWDDVQTIKHYDQMYAPPANPIVFVGSSSIRKWEDAERTFAAYDVMNRGIGGAVVNDITFYLNDLVFAYHPREIVLYVGENDIPDGAVADTVLDRTKKLITAIRAKLPETPITYISIKPSPSRDKYRETVKEANALIQEYLKTQHKITWVDVYTPMLTKEGNSRPEIFQSDMLHLNKDGYEIWKKLVQPTLVKK, from the coding sequence ATGAAGAAAGCCATGCTTCTGCTGCTGGTAGGCATGACCGTTATACAGGTGAGTAAAGCACAGGATAAACCACGTTTCTGGGATGATGTACAGACGATTAAACACTATGACCAAATGTACGCCCCGCCTGCTAACCCGATCGTTTTTGTAGGAAGCTCTTCTATCCGTAAATGGGAAGATGCTGAACGAACCTTTGCCGCCTACGATGTGATGAACAGAGGTATTGGGGGTGCTGTGGTGAATGATATCACCTTTTACCTCAACGATCTGGTATTTGCATATCATCCACGCGAGATCGTGTTGTATGTAGGAGAAAATGATATTCCGGATGGTGCGGTTGCTGATACAGTACTCGATCGTACGAAAAAGCTGATCACTGCCATCAGGGCAAAACTGCCGGAAACGCCGATCACTTATATATCAATTAAGCCAAGTCCATCCCGTGATAAATACCGGGAAACTGTGAAAGAAGCAAATGCACTGATTCAGGAATACCTGAAAACGCAGCATAAGATTACATGGGTAGATGTGTATACGCCGATGTTGACAAAGGAAGGGAATTCAAGGCCTGAGATTTTCCAGAGTGATATGCTGCATTTGAATAAAGATGGGTATGAGATATGGAAGAAGTTAGTTCAACCTACGCTGGTAAAGAAATAA
- the trhA gene encoding PAQR family membrane homeostasis protein TrhA, whose protein sequence is MIVLDTFYNRKQEIVHGIIHAVGILFGLSALPVLTGIAATHGNTPGIVGAGIYSFCFILLFTCSTVYHLAQDQQVKKLFVVLDHISIYFLIAGTYTPFLLVFMNNAFGITLLCILWGLTAVGVVFKSFFTGRFNILSTIIYLIMGWIMIVGGKTFFTSLPVPVITMIAIGGVLYSIGVYFYLCEKKTYTHAVWHFFVLAAAICHYVAVLLSV, encoded by the coding sequence ATGATTGTTTTAGACACATTCTACAACCGTAAACAGGAGATCGTGCACGGCATTATCCACGCCGTCGGCATCCTCTTTGGGCTCAGCGCCCTCCCGGTGCTGACCGGTATTGCTGCTACTCATGGAAATACCCCGGGTATAGTAGGCGCCGGTATTTACAGCTTTTGTTTTATCCTGCTTTTCACCTGCTCTACCGTATACCACCTGGCCCAGGATCAACAGGTAAAAAAGCTCTTTGTGGTATTGGATCATATCAGTATCTATTTCCTCATTGCCGGTACATACACACCATTTTTACTGGTGTTTATGAACAATGCATTCGGGATTACGCTGCTCTGTATTTTGTGGGGACTGACCGCCGTTGGTGTCGTTTTTAAATCCTTCTTTACAGGGCGGTTCAATATCCTGAGCACTATCATCTATCTCATTATGGGATGGATTATGATTGTAGGAGGTAAAACATTTTTTACTTCCCTGCCTGTGCCTGTGATCACCATGATCGCTATTGGCGGTGTTTTGTATTCTATCGGTGTGTACTTTTACCTTTGCGAGAAAAAGACTTATACCCACGCCGTATGGCATTTCTTTGTGCTCGCAGCTGCTATTTGCCACTACGTAGCTGTACTGTTATCCGTATAG
- a CDS encoding Lrp/AsnC family transcriptional regulator produces the protein MAKHKIPEKLPTQLDDLDFSILSFLQQDGRVSFTVIAEKLNVSIGTIRTRFNRLIEEGTINIIGRVDPDKVGFRSYAHIAVYIRPATFKEHVARQIAQLPEVSFLAMTSGSYDLEVNVMCRDNDHLVQFVNQLSEIEGVYQTNTTIYFKVYKYAQPDLMLLKQ, from the coding sequence ATGGCGAAGCATAAAATACCCGAGAAGTTACCAACTCAACTGGATGATCTTGATTTTTCGATTTTATCATTCCTCCAACAGGATGGAAGGGTGTCGTTTACCGTGATTGCGGAGAAACTGAATGTATCCATTGGTACCATCAGGACCCGGTTTAACAGATTGATTGAAGAAGGGACCATCAATATTATAGGCAGAGTGGACCCGGATAAGGTAGGATTCAGATCTTATGCACATATCGCAGTGTACATCCGGCCGGCCACCTTCAAAGAACACGTAGCCAGGCAGATTGCACAACTACCGGAGGTGAGTTTCCTGGCTATGACATCAGGCTCATATGACCTGGAAGTCAATGTTATGTGTAGAGATAATGATCATTTAGTACAGTTCGTCAACCAATTATCAGAGATTGAGGGGGTGTACCAGACCAATACGACGATCTATTTTAAAGTCTACAAGTATGCCCAACCCGATCTGATGCTGCTGAAGCAGTAA
- a CDS encoding CoA-acylating methylmalonate-semialdehyde dehydrogenase, which translates to MKYDQLQNFVNGSFTRIASDRTIPVISPIDGTLLTELPCSTAADLDIAVQAAKKAFPGWSRTPIKERVQVFFRYKFLLEKNLETLASVISAENGKTYGEAVQEVEKCIELTEFATSLPQLIAGEVLEVSSGVECRTSHVPIGVVASIVPFNFPAMVPNWTIPNALALGNCMIIKPSEKVPLSVGLIASLLKEAGLPDGVFNIVNGDSEIVNAICDHPDIQAVSFVGSTKVAKIVYQRATQSLKRCLALGGAKNHLLVLPDAKPDMTAQNIAASMSGCAGQRCMAASAMVGVGNVDHIIAILCEEAKKIIPGKNLGAVINKDAKNRIEQYITEAEKNGARILVDGRGAAVPGKENGTYVGPTIIDYVTPDMSVAKEEIFGPVISILRTSTVDEALDIENASPYGNAASVFTQNGSMARYVAERASAGMIGVNVGVPVPREPFSFGGWNESKFGVGDITGKSSIEFWTRLKKSTTKWNPEEGINWMS; encoded by the coding sequence ATGAAATACGACCAATTGCAGAATTTTGTAAACGGAAGTTTTACCAGGATCGCTTCCGACCGTACAATTCCCGTCATCTCTCCAATTGACGGTACATTATTGACAGAGCTGCCCTGCTCCACAGCCGCGGATCTGGACATCGCTGTACAGGCAGCCAAAAAGGCATTTCCGGGCTGGAGCCGCACACCTATTAAAGAACGGGTGCAGGTCTTTTTCAGGTACAAATTCCTGTTGGAGAAGAATCTGGAAACACTCGCTAGTGTGATCAGCGCTGAAAATGGGAAGACGTATGGAGAAGCTGTACAGGAAGTAGAAAAATGTATAGAGTTGACAGAGTTCGCCACCTCACTACCACAGCTTATAGCAGGCGAGGTACTCGAGGTATCCAGTGGAGTGGAATGCCGTACATCCCATGTTCCTATTGGGGTAGTGGCATCTATCGTACCATTTAATTTCCCGGCCATGGTACCGAATTGGACGATTCCCAATGCACTGGCTTTGGGCAATTGCATGATCATTAAACCATCGGAAAAGGTGCCATTGAGTGTGGGCCTGATCGCTTCATTATTAAAAGAAGCCGGGTTGCCGGATGGGGTTTTTAACATCGTGAATGGCGATAGTGAAATCGTGAATGCCATTTGTGATCATCCTGACATTCAAGCTGTTTCTTTTGTAGGGTCTACCAAAGTGGCGAAGATCGTGTACCAGCGTGCTACACAAAGTCTGAAGCGCTGCCTGGCACTGGGTGGTGCAAAGAATCACCTGCTGGTACTACCGGATGCCAAACCGGATATGACCGCACAAAACATTGCTGCATCTATGAGTGGCTGCGCCGGACAACGATGTATGGCGGCATCTGCCATGGTGGGCGTAGGAAATGTGGATCACATCATCGCCATTCTTTGTGAGGAAGCGAAGAAAATCATTCCCGGAAAAAATTTAGGGGCGGTGATTAATAAAGATGCAAAAAACAGAATAGAGCAGTATATTACAGAAGCAGAAAAGAATGGCGCCCGCATATTAGTAGATGGCAGAGGCGCAGCTGTACCGGGTAAGGAAAACGGTACTTATGTAGGACCCACCATCATTGATTATGTAACCCCTGACATGTCCGTAGCGAAGGAGGAAATATTTGGACCTGTGATCAGTATACTTCGCACTTCCACCGTAGATGAAGCACTTGATATAGAAAATGCAAGCCCTTATGGCAATGCCGCGTCTGTGTTTACGCAAAATGGTAGCATGGCCCGCTATGTAGCGGAGAGGGCAAGTGCTGGAATGATCGGTGTGAATGTAGGCGTGCCCGTACCCCGTGAGCCATTCTCATTTGGAGGTTGGAATGAAAGTAAATTCGGCGTGGGCGATATCACTGGAAAAAGTTCAATTGAATTCTGGACCAGGCTAAAGAAAAGTACGACCAAATGGAACCCGGAAGAAGGGATTAACTGGATGAGCTAG
- a CDS encoding aminotransferase class III-fold pyridoxal phosphate-dependent enzyme codes for MSAIVDLSTAQGIIQDNLDYTLFSWSRQKGLQPIAVKHAAGVYLYDYDDKRYLDFSSGLINVNIGHGNQRVTEAVIRQMQAVSYVTPGCVTEARGELGKKLAAISPGNLTKTLFTVCGASAIENAVKLARLYTGRHKIITRYRAFHGASYVAMSAGGDPRKLAADAQQAPNFVHVEDPYCYRCPWGKEMNSCSRECVSHVERVIEFEGPENVAAILMEGESGSSGCIKYPPDYLQKIRALCDKHGILLIADEVMSGFGRTGKWFACDVHGVVPDMIATAKGITAGYLPLGALIVSDQIAAHFDERTLWLGLTYSAHPVCCAAGVEVLKIYEDEHLLENAAYMGKYVTEQVELMKAQHPCIGDFRTTGLLGCIELVKNRDTKEPMAPFNAKPEEMVVMNKVAARIKQLGMYAFVRWNYVFIAPPLSITKEQMDKGLAIIDDALGIADEYVS; via the coding sequence ATGTCAGCTATTGTTGACCTGTCAACCGCACAGGGGATTATCCAGGATAATCTCGACTATACACTATTTTCATGGAGCAGGCAGAAAGGCCTGCAACCTATTGCTGTAAAGCATGCAGCGGGAGTGTACCTGTATGATTATGATGATAAGCGATATCTGGATTTTTCGTCCGGATTGATAAATGTAAATATTGGTCATGGTAACCAGCGGGTCACTGAAGCGGTGATACGGCAGATGCAGGCGGTGAGCTATGTAACACCCGGTTGTGTGACGGAGGCGAGGGGGGAATTAGGGAAGAAGTTAGCCGCTATTTCTCCGGGTAATCTCACTAAAACGCTCTTTACAGTATGTGGTGCAAGTGCCATTGAAAATGCAGTGAAACTAGCCAGACTCTATACGGGCAGACATAAGATCATAACCCGCTACCGTGCGTTTCATGGCGCTTCTTATGTGGCGATGAGTGCCGGGGGCGATCCCCGTAAACTGGCAGCAGATGCCCAGCAGGCCCCAAACTTTGTGCATGTGGAAGATCCTTATTGTTATCGTTGCCCATGGGGAAAGGAGATGAATTCCTGTTCAAGGGAATGTGTGAGCCATGTGGAAAGGGTGATTGAATTTGAAGGACCCGAAAATGTTGCGGCTATATTGATGGAGGGGGAAAGTGGAAGTTCCGGTTGTATAAAATATCCGCCTGATTATTTGCAAAAGATAAGAGCACTTTGTGATAAGCATGGTATCCTGCTTATAGCTGATGAGGTGATGAGTGGATTTGGGAGAACAGGTAAATGGTTTGCCTGCGATGTACACGGAGTAGTGCCTGATATGATCGCGACAGCCAAAGGGATTACAGCCGGGTATCTGCCATTGGGTGCATTGATAGTGAGTGATCAGATAGCGGCGCATTTTGATGAAAGGACTTTGTGGCTGGGATTGACTTATTCTGCACACCCGGTATGCTGTGCAGCAGGTGTGGAGGTACTGAAGATATATGAAGATGAACACCTGTTGGAAAATGCAGCTTATATGGGGAAATATGTGACAGAACAGGTAGAACTGATGAAAGCACAACATCCTTGTATCGGAGATTTCAGAACGACTGGGTTATTAGGTTGTATAGAGCTGGTGAAGAATAGGGATACAAAAGAGCCGATGGCACCATTTAATGCAAAGCCGGAGGAGATGGTGGTGATGAATAAGGTGGCAGCACGGATAAAACAACTGGGGATGTATGCATTTGTACGGTGGAATTATGTGTTTATAGCACCACCATTGAGTATTACAAAAGAGCAGATGGATAAGGGATTGGCGATAATTGATGATGCACTGGGAATAGCAGATGAGTATGTGAGCTGA
- a CDS encoding NCS1 family nucleobase:cation symporter-1, translated as MPTNLYSEDLAPVPAGSRTWNTWNYAALWISMSLCIPTYMLASSLIEGGMNWWQAILTIFAGNTVVLIPMILNGHAGTKYGIPFPVFARASFGTKGANVPALLRAIVACGWFGIQTWIGGFAIYQMLRLWIPALEQLPALFPASWGLATGPAICFILFWILNMYVVYLGIDSIKKLLVFKAIFLPVAALALLYWAIHAVNGGLGPILTQPSRFQNAGAFWAFFIPALTGMVGFWATLSLNIPDFTRYATSQQAQVKGQALGLPTSMTLFSFIGVVVTSATTIVYGTTIWDPVVLAGKFDNKILVSIAMIGVAISTLATNIAANIVSPANDFAHLNPAKISFRTGGFITGIIGILIFPWKLVADPGGYIFTWLVGYSSLLGPVGGIMIADYYLLRKQHLELDELYQHDGRYSYANGYNRYALLALLLGIAPNIPGFLATIHVIAADAFPAWVTGIYSYAWFVGFFVSGIGYTLMMRSIKSIEYVTAD; from the coding sequence ATGCCTACCAATTTGTACAGTGAAGACCTGGCACCCGTACCTGCAGGCAGCAGGACCTGGAACACCTGGAATTACGCAGCTCTCTGGATCAGTATGAGCCTGTGCATTCCCACCTACATGCTGGCCAGTTCGCTGATAGAAGGTGGCATGAACTGGTGGCAGGCGATCCTCACTATTTTCGCAGGCAATACAGTCGTCTTGATACCAATGATCTTAAATGGTCATGCCGGCACCAAATACGGCATTCCTTTCCCTGTATTTGCCCGCGCCAGCTTCGGCACCAAAGGCGCAAATGTCCCTGCATTACTACGTGCCATTGTAGCCTGTGGCTGGTTTGGCATACAAACATGGATTGGCGGCTTTGCTATCTATCAGATGCTAAGACTGTGGATACCGGCATTGGAACAATTGCCTGCTTTATTCCCTGCTTCATGGGGACTGGCCACAGGTCCGGCAATTTGTTTTATCCTTTTCTGGATATTGAATATGTATGTTGTGTATTTAGGCATTGACAGCATCAAAAAACTATTAGTATTCAAAGCGATCTTCCTACCTGTTGCAGCACTGGCTTTATTATACTGGGCCATCCACGCAGTAAACGGTGGATTAGGACCTATTCTCACCCAGCCTTCCCGTTTTCAAAATGCAGGTGCCTTCTGGGCATTCTTTATACCTGCACTCACGGGTATGGTAGGGTTCTGGGCCACCCTCTCATTGAATATCCCTGATTTCACACGCTATGCAACTAGTCAGCAGGCACAGGTAAAAGGACAGGCATTAGGATTACCAACATCTATGACGTTGTTTTCATTTATAGGGGTAGTGGTTACATCAGCTACGACTATAGTATATGGTACCACAATCTGGGACCCGGTAGTGCTGGCTGGTAAGTTTGATAATAAAATACTGGTAAGCATCGCCATGATAGGGGTCGCTATCTCCACATTGGCTACGAATATTGCTGCAAATATAGTAAGTCCGGCCAATGACTTTGCACACCTGAACCCAGCGAAGATCAGTTTCCGTACAGGAGGTTTTATTACCGGTATCATTGGTATTCTCATCTTCCCATGGAAACTGGTAGCTGATCCGGGAGGGTATATATTTACCTGGCTGGTGGGTTATTCAAGTTTGTTAGGCCCTGTAGGAGGTATAATGATTGCTGATTACTACCTGCTGCGCAAACAACACCTGGAACTGGATGAATTGTACCAGCATGATGGCCGGTATAGTTATGCTAATGGGTACAACAGGTATGCGCTACTTGCATTATTATTGGGTATTGCACCGAATATTCCTGGTTTCCTGGCCACCATACATGTCATTGCTGCAGATGCATTTCCTGCATGGGTAACAGGCATATATAGCTATGCATGGTTTGTGGGCTTTTTTGTTTCAGGCATTGGTTACACACTAATGATGCGTTCAATAAAATCTATCGAGTATGTCACTGCTGATTAA
- the hydA gene encoding dihydropyrimidinase, whose protein sequence is MSLLIKNGRIITAADDYVADIFIEGEVITAIGKNLPITATRQIDASGKLIFPGGIDPHVHLAMPFMGTFSSDTHETGTRAALFGGTTTVIDFVLQTQGHSLKEALDDWNSRARGTAVGDYSFHMAVTDFNENTKAEIRTMIEEEGITSFKTFMAYKGALMIDDRQMVALMQEVKKHGGMVTVHATNGDMIDYLVAQNRANGNLSPRYHYISQPEVTEAEASGRFADIANYTGCPGYIVHLTCEGALNAVRNATRRNQHVFVETCIQYLVLDRSYYERGFESAKWVMSPPLREPKDQATLWAGINQGLVNVVATDHCPFMWSQKLMGKDDFSKIPNGHPAIENRMELLYSEGVHEKKITLNKFVEVACTNPAKIFGMFPRKGTIGIGSDADIVIFDPTEEHVLSVSTHHMNVDYSGYEGWPVTGKVKTVLLRGQVAIENGDCLLPKGAGQFIHRNKVNGII, encoded by the coding sequence ATGTCACTGCTGATTAAAAACGGAAGAATCATTACAGCTGCCGATGATTACGTGGCTGATATTTTTATAGAAGGAGAAGTGATCACTGCAATCGGAAAGAACCTACCCATCACTGCTACCCGGCAAATAGACGCCAGCGGCAAACTTATATTCCCCGGTGGTATCGACCCGCATGTCCATCTGGCTATGCCTTTCATGGGTACATTTTCCAGCGATACCCATGAAACAGGTACCCGGGCAGCTTTATTCGGCGGTACCACCACCGTCATTGATTTTGTATTACAAACCCAGGGCCATTCACTCAAAGAAGCCCTGGATGACTGGAACAGCCGCGCACGCGGCACCGCTGTAGGTGATTATAGTTTCCACATGGCAGTTACTGATTTCAATGAAAATACAAAAGCCGAAATAAGAACCATGATCGAGGAAGAAGGCATCACCTCCTTCAAAACTTTCATGGCCTACAAAGGTGCCTTAATGATAGACGACCGGCAGATGGTTGCACTCATGCAGGAAGTAAAAAAACATGGAGGCATGGTAACCGTACACGCCACCAATGGAGACATGATCGATTACCTTGTAGCACAGAACAGGGCGAACGGCAATCTATCTCCAAGATATCATTACATCTCACAACCAGAAGTAACAGAAGCAGAGGCTTCCGGCCGCTTTGCAGATATTGCTAATTATACCGGTTGCCCCGGATATATTGTACACCTTACCTGCGAAGGCGCTTTGAATGCAGTACGCAATGCAACCCGGCGTAACCAGCATGTATTTGTAGAAACCTGTATTCAATATTTAGTATTGGATAGATCATATTATGAAAGAGGATTTGAAAGTGCGAAGTGGGTGATGAGTCCTCCACTGAGAGAACCCAAGGATCAGGCAACCCTCTGGGCGGGTATCAACCAGGGCCTGGTAAATGTAGTAGCGACAGATCATTGCCCTTTTATGTGGAGCCAAAAGCTCATGGGAAAAGATGATTTCTCAAAGATCCCCAATGGTCATCCGGCGATAGAGAACAGGATGGAATTATTATATAGTGAAGGTGTGCATGAAAAAAAAATCACACTGAACAAATTTGTAGAAGTAGCCTGTACAAACCCTGCTAAGATCTTTGGGATGTTTCCCCGTAAGGGAACAATCGGTATAGGCAGCGATGCTGATATCGTCATCTTTGACCCGACTGAAGAACACGTATTATCAGTCAGTACCCACCACATGAATGTGGATTACTCCGGTTACGAAGGCTGGCCTGTTACGGGCAAAGTAAAGACTGTATTACTGCGTGGCCAGGTCGCAATAGAGAATGGCGATTGTTTGTTACCCAAAGGCGCCGGGCAGTTTATCCACCGAAATAAAGTTAATGGCATTATCTAA
- a CDS encoding nitrilase-related carbon-nitrogen hydrolase — MSRIIKSGLIQMSLPKTEGEGTIEEIKEAMFQKHVPLIEAAGEQGVQILCLQEIFNTPYFCPGQNSDWYQSAEPVPGPTTERMAAYAAKYNMVIIVPVYEKEQAGVLYNTAAIIDADGKYLGKYRKNHIPHTSGFWEKFFFKPGNLGYPVFQTRYAKVGIYICYDRHFPDGARVLGLNGAEIVYNPSATVAGLSQYLWKLEQPAHAAANGYFMGCINRVGEEKPWNLGRFYGSSYFVDPRGQIFAQASEDKDELLVAEFDLGMIDEVRSVWQFFRDRRPETYGKLTEL, encoded by the coding sequence ATGTCACGTATTATTAAATCAGGGTTAATCCAGATGAGTTTACCGAAAACGGAAGGCGAAGGTACGATTGAAGAAATCAAAGAGGCGATGTTTCAAAAGCATGTGCCACTTATAGAAGCTGCCGGAGAGCAGGGAGTACAGATCCTTTGTTTGCAGGAGATTTTTAATACACCTTATTTCTGTCCAGGTCAGAACAGTGATTGGTATCAATCTGCCGAACCAGTACCTGGGCCGACTACAGAGCGAATGGCAGCCTATGCAGCAAAATATAATATGGTGATCATTGTGCCGGTGTATGAAAAGGAGCAGGCAGGCGTACTATACAACACCGCAGCGATCATAGATGCAGATGGGAAATATTTAGGGAAATATAGAAAGAATCATATACCACATACATCTGGTTTTTGGGAGAAGTTCTTTTTCAAGCCCGGAAATTTAGGATATCCTGTGTTTCAGACGCGCTATGCGAAGGTGGGGATCTACATTTGTTATGATCGTCATTTCCCGGATGGGGCAAGGGTATTGGGGTTGAATGGAGCAGAGATCGTATACAATCCATCTGCAACGGTAGCAGGGCTTTCTCAATACCTCTGGAAACTGGAACAGCCTGCGCATGCAGCGGCCAATGGGTATTTTATGGGATGCATCAATAGGGTAGGTGAAGAGAAGCCGTGGAATTTAGGGAGGTTTTATGGGTCTTCTTATTTCGTGGATCCTCGTGGGCAGATATTTGCACAGGCTTCAGAAGATAAGGATGAATTGCTGGTGGCAGAGTTTGATTTGGGGATGATTGATGAGGTGCGGAGTGTATGGCAGTTTTTCAGGGATAGAAGGCCGGAGACGTATGGCAAGCTTACAGAGTTGTAG
- a CDS encoding NAD(P)-dependent oxidoreductase: MSLRNNRLTTEEYNAHFSDIHPPFEIHSAALVEANRCLFCYDAPCTKSCPTSIDVPKFIKQITTENLKGAAYTILSANIMGGGCSKVCPVEKLCEGACVYNLLEEEAIPIAKLQRYATERAIREKWPLFTRQPSNGKKVAVIGAGPAGLSCAHALSREGVDVTIYEKESKGGGLMTYGIAAYKVTPQFCQEEVDYITSLGGINVLYNMQLGKDVLLETLQQQFDAVYLAYGVGLARQLSIAGEQLDGVVDAIHFIYEIRTKGYPEVPVGESVAVIGMGMTAIDAATQAKRLGAKEVTLVYRRTEAEMPCTEAELNIAKLDGCNIIWLAAPKEITGENGQVKQLVCEMMRLDERKLPVGTGELITLNVDMVIKATGQLPYTMASPQIDNDHGRVLINEHAATSLPGVFAGGDCVNGGKEVVDAVQAGKEGAKAILQYLIGE, from the coding sequence ATGTCTCTTCGTAATAACAGGTTGACCACCGAAGAATACAATGCGCATTTCAGCGACATCCACCCTCCATTTGAAATTCACAGTGCTGCGCTGGTAGAGGCAAACCGCTGCCTGTTCTGCTATGATGCGCCGTGTACGAAAAGTTGTCCGACCAGTATCGATGTACCCAAATTTATAAAGCAGATTACAACAGAAAATCTGAAAGGAGCGGCATATACCATCCTATCTGCCAATATCATGGGGGGAGGATGCTCAAAAGTATGTCCTGTAGAAAAGTTGTGCGAAGGTGCCTGTGTATACAATCTCCTGGAAGAAGAGGCTATCCCGATTGCAAAATTACAACGCTATGCCACAGAACGGGCTATCCGGGAGAAATGGCCATTGTTTACCCGGCAGCCCTCCAATGGAAAAAAAGTGGCAGTGATTGGCGCAGGTCCTGCGGGATTGAGTTGCGCACATGCCTTGTCGAGAGAGGGGGTAGATGTAACAATTTACGAAAAGGAAAGCAAGGGTGGAGGGTTGATGACGTACGGGATTGCGGCTTATAAAGTAACACCACAGTTCTGTCAGGAAGAAGTAGATTATATCACTTCATTAGGCGGTATCAATGTGCTATACAATATGCAACTTGGCAAAGATGTATTATTAGAAACATTACAACAGCAATTTGACGCCGTATACCTCGCATATGGTGTAGGGCTGGCAAGACAGTTATCGATAGCTGGTGAGCAATTAGATGGTGTGGTAGATGCAATTCATTTCATCTATGAGATCCGTACAAAGGGCTATCCTGAAGTGCCGGTAGGTGAATCTGTAGCTGTGATTGGTATGGGCATGACAGCTATTGATGCGGCTACGCAGGCAAAAAGATTAGGTGCAAAAGAAGTGACTCTTGTATATAGAAGAACCGAAGCAGAAATGCCTTGTACCGAAGCAGAATTAAATATCGCAAAACTGGATGGATGTAATATTATCTGGTTGGCAGCGCCAAAAGAAATTACAGGAGAGAATGGGCAGGTGAAACAATTAGTATGTGAAATGATGCGGTTAGATGAAAGGAAATTACCGGTGGGTACAGGAGAGTTGATTACACTAAATGTAGATATGGTGATTAAGGCAACGGGGCAGTTGCCCTATACAATGGCATCTCCGCAGATAGATAATGATCATGGTAGAGTATTGATCAATGAACATGCTGCTACTAGTTTGCCTGGGGTGTTTGCAGGAGGAGATTGTGTGAATGGGGGGAAGGAGGTGGTAGATGCGGTGCAGGCCGGGAAGGAAGGA